A stretch of the Neodiprion lecontei isolate iyNeoLeco1 chromosome 4, iyNeoLeco1.1, whole genome shotgun sequence genome encodes the following:
- the LOC124294017 gene encoding mutS protein homolog 4-like, translating to MNVVDKRKSVNSSRGRGGRQNTRVDRGLEIFPKYQLYGASQQPVLRSNGFNAVNTKMAALKTPAKNNRKSSTSSSSVTRSSQRKISTPYNTGVTGSSSTPTTGAGSPFVIAITEGRGDARGEVGIAVVNVQHPHLILSQISDRHAYMKTLTKVLLFKPIEIIMPDTMIRKSGTGGNLYECIRDKFPGLNIAAVSRQHFSNTDGLDRIRTLCAPEYSSVEIYVKQKFYALAAAGALLKYIEYTQNILYVEKSMYVEFQSSQDTTVIDIDIDSAQNLELVTHDKNFNKYTLLGMMDRCLTPGGKRYLRASILQPSCNKRIIEDRQACVSELVEDNPLMISVQSHIRRLCNVDQLLVVGLNSPQKDNVASAEKYLNYVLSLKTTLEVIPLLHTALRNTKANFFRKVLENLKDKRYDLMMDKILEVLQPDAQYVAGFNTSTMQRCFALKSGLNDMLDIARQAYCELIDDMKGMVETLALKYNLPLILGCSASLGYHIQMDSPKYRPIKITNLPRIFIEVQKHKNSYLMTTEALLVLSQRCKDACEELHLMSNVMLKGVLNDIREHISCLYQLSNDIAELDLIVSLARISSLSNYTRPSFGSRTELKNSMHPLMDLTGTGVPVPNDVNVSPTHNFNVITGPNMGGKSVYLRQIVMLQIMAQIGCYVPAEIAEFRITDRIFCRLCFEDSIECNASSFVLEIKETQYILQTVTSNSLVIIDELCRGTTVEEGETIAFAICEQLLNTSAFVFFTTHFLSLTLLAELYPNVTNYHFGTMCRPLEGSTEQRLIYTHKLNPGIIFAKNYGLSLAETSGIRISIVKHARLLVQKSREGTKPVIQSQQIVNIEGKICYDEVSKIHRLIQDGEFNVKTVLECVRRLENSNISVSEQENSSCNDQNTGSAQSSMLSITERYNRLRQKRLLDTPASDGNLMAQRSFVEPKAGPSNIVMNTNSLGPSPSKKSQVIEMPHSAICLTEGKIVPDFGKQDLRRLRTYSWKEESKPIRQITSFPNPQNIEPPHSPAPTIKLDEEPYEFSPQNSNKSESPSIIDLVSQLSTDTIMAKISARRKEAEIFRQIEGENFQELQFYNSVLSRTASSVTIKNIKHQ from the exons ATGAACGTTGTAGATAAACGAAAATCGGTCAATTCATCGAGAGGAAGAGGCGGTAGACAGAATACTCGAGTTGATCGCGgacttgaaatatttccgAAATATC AGCTTTATGGAGCTTCACAACAACCTGTGCTACGATCAAATGGATTCAATGCTGTAAACACTAAAATGGCTGCACTGAAAACACCGGccaaaaataatcgtaaaTCAAGCACATCTTCCTCGTCTGTCACTCGCAGCAGCCAGCGAAAGATTTCGAC ACCTTATAATACCGGCGTCACTGGAAGCTCGTCAACACCTACGACAGGAGCAGGTTCACCATTTGTTATCG CGATCACTGAAGGCCGTGGAGACGCCAGGGGGGAAGTGGGTATTGCTGTGGTAAACGTGCAGCACCCACATCTAATTCTTTCCCAGATCAGCGATCGTCATGCCTATATGAAAACCTTGACAAAAGTTCTCCTCTTCAAACCGATCGAA ATTATCATGCCGGATACAATGATTAGGAAGAGCGGGACTGGTGGAAATCTCTACGAGTGTATAAGGGATAAGTTTCCCGGACTCAATATCGCTGCTGTTTCTCGACAGCATTTCAGTAATACAGACGGCTTGGATCGCATAAGAACATTATGTGCCCCCGAATATTCTTCCGTGGAAATATACGTGAAGCAGAA ATTCTATGCCCTTGCAGCCGCTGGTGCTTTGCTAAAGTATATAGAGTACACGcagaatattttatacgtgGAGAAGTCAATGTACGTCGAGTTTCAGAGTTCTCAAGATACAACTGTTATCG ATATAGACATAGACAGTGCTCAGAACTTGGAACTAGTAACacatgataaaaatttcaacaaatacACGCTGCTGGGTATGATGGACAGATGCTTGACTCCAGGAGGTAAAAGATACCTGCGAGCCTCAATTTTGCAGCCCTCTTGTAATAAGCGTATAATCGAAGATCGCCAAGCTTGTGTCTCTGAACTGGTTGAGGATAATCCGTTAATGATATCTGTACAG TCTCATATAAGAAGATTATGCAACGTTGATCAGCTCCTTGTTGTCGGTCTGAACTCACCACAGAAAGATAATGTAGCAAGTGCGGAAAAATACTTAAACTATGTACTTTCACTAAAAACTACTTTGGAAGTTATTCCTTTGCTGCATACAGCTCTCCGAAATACAAAGgcgaatttttttagaaaagtCTTGGAG AATCTGAAAGATAAACGGTATGACTTGATGATGGATAAGATTCTGGAAGTTCTGCAACCTGATGCGCAATATGTGGCAGGTTTCAATACCTCAACCATGCAGCGCTGCTTTGCTCTGAAGAGCGGATTAAATGACATGCTAGATATCGCTCGGCAAGCTTACTGCGAACTCATAGATGACATGAAAG GAATGGTTGAGACTCTGGCTCTGAAGTATAATTTACCATTGATACTAGGATGTAGCGCTTCGCTCGGATATCATATACAGATGGATTCCCCGAAGTATAGACCAATTAAAATCACAAACCTACCACGCATATTTATAGAA gtGCAAAAGCATAAGAATAGTTATCTCATGACAACGGAAGCCTTGCTAGTATTGAGTCAACGATGTAAAGATGCTTGCGAAGAACTCCATCTAATGAGCAATGT TATGCTGAAAGGAGTCCTTAATGATATCAGAGAACATATCAGTTGTCTGTATCAGCTGAGTAATGACATAGCAGAGCTCGACCTCATAGTCTCACTGGCACGTATAAGCTCACTTTCCAACTATACCAGGCCGTCGTTTGGCTCAAGAaccgaattgaaaaattccatgcATCCGCTGATGGATCTCACTGGTACTGGTGTTCCGGTTCCTAATGATGTG AATGTGTCACCTACACATAATTTCAATGTAATAACTGGACCTAATATGGGAGGGAAATCAGTTTATTTGAGGCAAATTGTGATGCTACAGATAATGGCACAG ATTGGATGTTATGTGCCAGCAGAAATAGCTGAGTTTCGAATAACCGATCGAATCTTTTGCAGACTATGTTTTGAAGATAGCATTGAATGCAATGCATCAAGTTTTGTTCTAGAG ATCAAGGAAACGCAGTATATTTTACAAACAGTAACATCCAATTCACTTGTGATAATAGACGAGCTATGcagaggaacaaccgttgagGAAGGAGAAACTATTGCGTTTGCTATTTGCGAACAACTACTGAATACATCAGCATTTGTGTTCTTCACTACACACTTTCTAAGTTTAACTCTCCTAGCCGAATTATATCCTAATGTCACGAA CTACCATTTTGGAACCATGTGCCGGCCTCTGGAAGGCTCTACAGAGCAGAGACTGATTTACACTCACAAACTAAACCCTGGAATcattttcgcgaaaaattaTGGGCTGTCATTAGCTGAGACTTCTGGAATTCGTATCTCAATAGTCAAACACGCACGGCTGTTGGTTCAAAAGTCAAGAGAAGGAACTAAA CCCGTGATACAAAGTCAGCAAATTGTGAATATAGAAGGGAAGATATGCTACGACGAGGTTTCAAAAATCCACCGCCTTATTCAAGATGGCGAGTTCAATGTGAAAACAGTTCTCGAATGTGTTAGAAGACTTGAAAATTCTAACATTTCCGTTTCTGAGCAAGAGAATTCTTCATGCAATGACCAAAATACAGGCTCTGCCCAGAGCTCTATGCTTTCTATTACAGAGAGATATAACAGACTTCGCCAGAAAAGACTTCTAGACACTCCGGCATCAGATGGCAATTTAATGGCCCAGAGATCTTTCGTGGAACCAAAAGCAGGACCAAGTAATATTGTAATGAATACCAATTCACTAGGCCCCTCGCCAAGTAAAAAGTCTCAAGTGATTGAGATGCCTCATTCTGCAATCTGCCTTACGGAAGGAAAAATTGTGCCAGATTTTGGAAAACAAGATTTGCGAAGACTGAGGACATATTCCTGGAAAGAAGAATCAAAACCCATCAGACAGATTACTTCATTCCCAAACCCGCAAAATATTGAACCACCTCATTCTCCGGCACCAACAATAAAACTTGATGAAGAACCGTACGAGTTCTCACctcaaaattcaaacaaaagtGAAAGTCCGTCAATAATAGACCTAGTATCGCAGTTATCAACCGATACTATTATGGCGAAAATTAGTGCGCGTAGAAAGGAGGCAGAGATATTTAGACAAATCGAGGGCGAGAATTTTCAAGAActtcaattttacaactcggTCCTTTCACGAACTGCCAGCTCAgttacaattaaaaatatcaagcaTCAGTA G
- the LOC107222070 gene encoding NADH dehydrogenase [ubiquinone] 1 beta subcomplex subunit 10: MAEERNIVIAFANAVFNILDGPVTFFREKIVVPNQQHYPWYHQKFRRVPTIDECYMDDPVCSYEANIQFKRDKLVESDIINILRQRFEDCTLYEGHDQTAKCRHLWDQYNEASTNWFIKYGDLGAYGHTRDALMKQKHRMIWERRYGPVGTGMNRE; this comes from the exons ATGGCAGAGGAACGGAACATTGTCATCGCATTTGCTAACGCGGTATTCAATATTCTTGACGGACCTGTCACCTTTTTCCGAG aaaaaattgttgtccCAAATCAGCAACATTATCCTTGGTACCACCAAAAATTTCGCCGTGTTCCAACCATTGATGAGTGTTATATGGATGATCCAGTTTGCTCGTACGAAGCAAACATTCAGTTCAAACGAGACAA ACTGGTTGAAAGCGATATCATAAATATTCTAAGACAACGTTTCGAGGATTGTACTTTATATGAAGGACATGACCAAACGGCCAAATGTCGGCATCTGTGGGATCAGTACAACGAAGCTTCTACGAATTGGTTTATCAAGT ATGGTGACCTTGGTGCATACGGTCACACACGAGACGCattaatgaaacaaaaacatcGCATGATTTGGGAAAGACGATATGGTCCAGTTGGAACTGGAATGAATCGCGAATAA
- the LOC107225583 gene encoding U11/U12 small nuclear ribonucleoprotein 48 kDa protein isoform X2, translated as MSEINEEREKQLQDLNSFIQLSYEQLTSVVSSLGWTIESISNESQTTVACPFDNGHRVKEASLGKHLEKCQWKAEGYTEYDLPLSEPCPSVDPSSSIKFDEHLQDEVLLKAREQDPTMHTAGIGDRLIPRTSDRLTASFTSDERKAVYDYVIANTITPDIGCDIADMNNVTKKDKDSPKTSLLELLAQERNLKRRRAKHRGVHTNKKSQVEILREVINQQMEMYEEYITNSLIKIEPKSSVKLEASSSDFHTDFDKKNLGNKYSSEWPRKSSTKSDKKKNFYAFSPGKKSPTQNNDLDCVKRRNRSLSRGSERQQHHSRHTRGRSKERSRHQDVSRRYRRREEKSWNKGENNYQTEEDKTKERKKRGRSRERSEKYVEKSRRHEKYDGGYFYKHQRVRDTSKNSKKNP; from the exons ATGTCAGAAATCAACGAAGAGCGTGAAAAACAACTTCAAGACTTGAATAGCTTCATTCAGTTGTCTTACGAACAACTAACCAGTGTTGTATCTTCGCTAGGCTGGACCATAGAGAGCATTTCAAACGAG AGCCAGACCACTGTTGCTTGCCCGTTTGATAATGGTCATCGAGTCAAGGAAGCTAGTCTTGGAAAGCATTTGGAAAAATGTCAATGGAAAGCTGAAGGGTACACGGAATATGATTTACCCCTCTCAGAGCCTTGCCCATCTGTTGATCCTTCATCTTCCATTAAATTTG ATGAACATCTGCAGGATGAGGTATTGCTAAAAGCTCGCGAACAAGATCCTACAATGCATACAG CAGGTATCGGTGACAGATTAATTCCTCGAACATCGGACAGACTCACAGCAAGTTTCACTAGCGATGAGAGAAAAGCTGTTTACGATTACGTTATAGCCAACACAATTACGCCTGACATTGGATGTGACATTGCTGATATGAATAACGT aacCAAGAAAGACAAAGATTCTCCAAAAACTTCCCTCCTTGAGTTACTAGCACAGGAACGTAATTTGAAACGAAGAAGAGCCAAGCATCGAGGTGTTcatacaaacaaaaaatctcAAGTTGAAATATTACGAGAAGTGATCAATCAACAGATGGAAATGTATGAAGAGTACATCACTAATTCCTTAATAAAAATAGAGCCCAAGTCTTCTGTTAAATTGGAAGCAAGTTCGTCAGATTTTCACACCGATTTTGATAAGAAAAATCTAGGAAATAAATATTCCTCCGAGTGGCCGAGAAAAAGCTCCACTAAAAGTGACAAAAAGAAGAACTTTTATGCGTTTTCGCCGGGCAAAAAATCCCCCACACAGAATAATGACCTCGATTGTGTCAAGAGAAGAAACAGGTCTCTGTCCCGAGGTAGTGAAAGACAACAGCACCACTCCAGACACACGAGAGGTCGTTCAAAGGAAAGGAGTCGGCACCAGGATGTGAGTCGTAGATACCGaagaagggaagaaaaatcgtGGAACAAgggagaaaataattatcaaacaGAGGAGGATAAAACGAAGGAACGAAAAAAACGAGGTCGGTCGCGGGAAAGGAGTGAAAAATATGTTGAGAAATCACGGCGACATGAAAAATATGATGGTGGTTATTTCTACAAGCATCAGCGTGTACGTGATACGTCTaaaaattcgaagaaaaaCCCTTGA
- the LOC107222075 gene encoding 60S ribosomal protein L3, translating to MSHRKFSAPRHGSMGFYPKKRSQRHRGKVKAFPKDDPTKPVHLTAFIGYKAGMTHVVREADRPGSKVNKKEIVEAVTILETPPMIVVGVVGYIETPHGLRALTTVWAEHLSEECRRRFYKNWYKSKKKAFTKASKKWQDDLGRKSIEKDLKKIVKYCKVVRIIAHTQMKLLKQRQKKAHIMEIQLNGGTIDQKVQWAREHLEKPVPVNNVFATDEVIDVIGVTKGKGYKGVTSRWHTKKLPRKTHKGLRKVACIGAWHPSRVSFTVARAGQKGYHHRTEMNKKIYRIGQGIHTKDGKVVKNNASTEYDLTEKTITPMGGFPHYGEVNNDYVMLKGCCMGPKKRIITLRKSLLVHTKRAALEKINLKFIDTSSKFGHGRFQTVADKTSFMGQLKKDRLREEAAQAAAAAPAAPATQ from the exons ATG tctcataGAAAATTCAGCGCGCCCCGACACGGGTCTATGGGGTTCTACCCCAAGAAGAGGTCTCAACGGCATCGTGGAAAAGTAAAGGCCTTCCCCAAGGATGACCCTACCAAGCCCGTTCACCTTACTGCTTTTATAGGCTATAAGGCTGGCATGACCCATGTTGTCCGAGAAGCTGACCGTCCGGGATCAA AGGTCAACAAGAAGGAAATTGTCGAGGCTGTGACTATTTTGGAAACTCCACCAATGATTGTTGTTGGTGTTGTTGGATACATCGAAACTCCTCATGGTCTTAGGGCTCTGACTACTGTTTGGGCAGAGCATCTCTCAGAAGAATGCCGTCGCCGCTTCTACAAGAATTG GTATAAGAGCAAGAAGAAGGCGTTCACCAAGGCATCAAAGAAGTGGCAGGATGATCTTGGTCGCAAATCAATCGAGAAGGATCTTAAGAAGATTGTGAAGTACTGCAAGGTTGTGCGCATCATCGCCCACACTCAG ATGAAGCTGCTGAAGCAACGTCAAAAGAAGGCTCACATCATGGAAATTCAACTGAACGGTGGTACCATCGATCAAAAAGTTCAATGGGCTCGGGAGCATCTCGAGAAACCAGTTCCTGTCAACAATGTCTTTGCCACTGATGAGGTGATCGATGTTATTGGTGTTACGAAGGGCAAAGGATACAAGG GTGTTACGTCTCGTTGGCACACGAAAAAGCTTCCTCGTAAGACGCACAAGGGTTTGAGGAAAGTAGCTTGTATCGGTGCCTGGCATCCGAGTCGTGTTTCCTTCACAGTTGCCCGTGCTGGTCAAAAGGGATATCATCATCGTACTGAAATGAACAAGAAAATCTACCGTATCGGACAGGGCATCCACACTAAGGATGGAAAG GttgtgaaaaacaatgctTCCACTGAATACGATCTGACTGAGAAAACAATTACTCCAATGGGAGGTTTCCCCCACTACGGTGAAGTCAACAATGACTACGTCATGTTGAAGGGATGCTGCATGGGTCCAAAGAAGCGCATCATTACTCTGCGCAAG TCACTCCTCGTTCACACCAAACGTGCTGCACTCGAGAAGATCAACTTGAAATTCATCGACACAAGCTCCAAGTTTGGTCACGGACGATTCCAGACTGTAGCAGACAAAACTTCGTTCATGGGTCAGCTCAAGAAGGATCGTCTCCGCGAGGAAGCTGCTCaagctgctgccgctgctccGGCAGCGCCAGCAACGCAGTAA
- the LOC107225583 gene encoding U11/U12 small nuclear ribonucleoprotein 48 kDa protein isoform X1, with product MSEINEEREKQLQDLNSFIQLSYEQLTSVVSSLGWTIESISNESQTTVACPFDNGHRVKEASLGKHLEKCQWKAEGYTEYDLPLSEPCPSVDPSSSIKFDEHLQDEVLLKAREQDPTMHTAAGIGDRLIPRTSDRLTASFTSDERKAVYDYVIANTITPDIGCDIADMNNVTKKDKDSPKTSLLELLAQERNLKRRRAKHRGVHTNKKSQVEILREVINQQMEMYEEYITNSLIKIEPKSSVKLEASSSDFHTDFDKKNLGNKYSSEWPRKSSTKSDKKKNFYAFSPGKKSPTQNNDLDCVKRRNRSLSRGSERQQHHSRHTRGRSKERSRHQDVSRRYRRREEKSWNKGENNYQTEEDKTKERKKRGRSRERSEKYVEKSRRHEKYDGGYFYKHQRVRDTSKNSKKNP from the exons ATGTCAGAAATCAACGAAGAGCGTGAAAAACAACTTCAAGACTTGAATAGCTTCATTCAGTTGTCTTACGAACAACTAACCAGTGTTGTATCTTCGCTAGGCTGGACCATAGAGAGCATTTCAAACGAG AGCCAGACCACTGTTGCTTGCCCGTTTGATAATGGTCATCGAGTCAAGGAAGCTAGTCTTGGAAAGCATTTGGAAAAATGTCAATGGAAAGCTGAAGGGTACACGGAATATGATTTACCCCTCTCAGAGCCTTGCCCATCTGTTGATCCTTCATCTTCCATTAAATTTG ATGAACATCTGCAGGATGAGGTATTGCTAAAAGCTCGCGAACAAGATCCTACAATGCATACAG CAGCAGGTATCGGTGACAGATTAATTCCTCGAACATCGGACAGACTCACAGCAAGTTTCACTAGCGATGAGAGAAAAGCTGTTTACGATTACGTTATAGCCAACACAATTACGCCTGACATTGGATGTGACATTGCTGATATGAATAACGT aacCAAGAAAGACAAAGATTCTCCAAAAACTTCCCTCCTTGAGTTACTAGCACAGGAACGTAATTTGAAACGAAGAAGAGCCAAGCATCGAGGTGTTcatacaaacaaaaaatctcAAGTTGAAATATTACGAGAAGTGATCAATCAACAGATGGAAATGTATGAAGAGTACATCACTAATTCCTTAATAAAAATAGAGCCCAAGTCTTCTGTTAAATTGGAAGCAAGTTCGTCAGATTTTCACACCGATTTTGATAAGAAAAATCTAGGAAATAAATATTCCTCCGAGTGGCCGAGAAAAAGCTCCACTAAAAGTGACAAAAAGAAGAACTTTTATGCGTTTTCGCCGGGCAAAAAATCCCCCACACAGAATAATGACCTCGATTGTGTCAAGAGAAGAAACAGGTCTCTGTCCCGAGGTAGTGAAAGACAACAGCACCACTCCAGACACACGAGAGGTCGTTCAAAGGAAAGGAGTCGGCACCAGGATGTGAGTCGTAGATACCGaagaagggaagaaaaatcgtGGAACAAgggagaaaataattatcaaacaGAGGAGGATAAAACGAAGGAACGAAAAAAACGAGGTCGGTCGCGGGAAAGGAGTGAAAAATATGTTGAGAAATCACGGCGACATGAAAAATATGATGGTGGTTATTTCTACAAGCATCAGCGTGTACGTGATACGTCTaaaaattcgaagaaaaaCCCTTGA